The proteins below come from a single Natrinema sp. SYSU A 869 genomic window:
- a CDS encoding AIR carboxylase family protein encodes MSDSVTELIDRLHDEAQQDRSAEETPDVGIVMGSDSDLETMMTGGERRGAYDAFVDELGFAEQTDYESPPDERFTFETYVTSAHRTPDLMTAYAETAEERGLEVIIAGAGGKSADLPNMTASIAYPLPVIGVPVQEKSVDSVIGMPTGAPLVAVDAGKSFNAALSAAQILARQQEDVRDQLVAYHEALREGVGDVSQELHDGGTPAFRNQDR; translated from the coding sequence ATGAGCGACAGCGTCACCGAACTGATCGACCGCCTGCATGACGAAGCCCAGCAGGACCGTTCAGCGGAGGAAACACCCGATGTCGGGATCGTCATGGGGAGTGACTCCGACCTCGAGACGATGATGACTGGCGGCGAGCGCCGCGGCGCGTACGACGCCTTCGTGGACGAACTCGGCTTCGCCGAGCAGACCGATTACGAGAGCCCGCCCGACGAGCGGTTCACGTTTGAGACCTACGTCACCTCTGCCCACCGGACGCCAGACTTAATGACGGCTTATGCCGAAACCGCCGAGGAACGCGGCCTCGAGGTGATCATCGCCGGGGCCGGTGGGAAGTCCGCGGATCTGCCGAACATGACTGCATCGATCGCGTACCCGCTGCCGGTCATCGGCGTCCCGGTCCAAGAGAAGTCAGTTGATAGCGTCATCGGGATGCCGACCGGCGCGCCGCTGGTCGCGGTTGATGCGGGCAAGTCCTTTAACGCGGCGCTGTCGGCCGCACAGATCCTCGCCCGTCAGCAGGAGGACGTCCGCGATCAACTGGTCGCCTATCACGAGGCCCTACGCGAGGGCGTTGGGGACGTCTCTCAAGAACTCCACGACGGCGGAACGCCGGCGTTCCGGAACCAGGACCGGTAA
- a CDS encoding 5-(carboxyamino)imidazole ribonucleotide synthase, which yields MTTLQTPGPTIGVVGGGQLGRMLAEAAAPLGVEVVVLDPTPDCPAAPVARDQIVAGFDDEAGIRELAARADVLTFEIELADQDVMDRVSEETDTPVHPKPSTLETIHDKLVQKRELEDAGVPVPPFREVDDAADVRAAIDDYGAPVMLKARTGGYDGRGNVPVESKAEADEALESVAGPAMVESFVDFEREVSVIAVKGNDEIETFPIGENVHEEEILRETVVPARSSEAITERAHAVARDVLEVMDGRGVYGIELFETTDGEVLLNEIAPRPHNSGHWTIEGAQTSQFEQHVRAVLGWPLGSTALRSPTVMTNLLGDVSEERPAQLDDLDEILETPGANLHWYGKRQARPLRKLGHVTLSADDADASIDELLETARDLEAAVTFRT from the coding sequence ATGACGACGCTACAGACGCCGGGACCGACGATCGGCGTAGTCGGAGGGGGACAGCTCGGGCGAATGCTCGCCGAGGCGGCCGCGCCGCTGGGCGTCGAAGTGGTCGTCCTCGACCCGACGCCGGACTGTCCAGCCGCGCCCGTGGCCCGCGACCAGATCGTTGCCGGGTTCGACGACGAAGCGGGGATCCGCGAGCTCGCCGCGCGCGCCGACGTGCTCACCTTCGAAATCGAACTCGCCGATCAAGATGTGATGGACCGAGTGAGCGAGGAGACCGACACGCCCGTCCATCCGAAGCCGTCGACGCTCGAGACGATTCACGACAAACTCGTCCAGAAACGCGAACTCGAGGACGCTGGCGTTCCGGTACCGCCGTTCCGTGAGGTCGACGACGCCGCCGACGTTCGGGCGGCGATCGACGACTACGGCGCGCCGGTGATGCTCAAGGCCCGAACCGGCGGCTACGACGGCCGGGGTAATGTCCCCGTCGAGTCGAAAGCTGAAGCGGACGAGGCCCTCGAGTCGGTCGCCGGCCCCGCGATGGTCGAGTCGTTCGTCGACTTCGAGCGCGAGGTCTCGGTCATCGCGGTCAAGGGTAACGATGAGATCGAGACCTTCCCGATCGGGGAGAACGTCCACGAGGAAGAGATCCTCCGAGAGACGGTCGTTCCGGCGCGCTCGAGCGAGGCCATCACCGAGCGCGCTCACGCGGTCGCGCGCGACGTGCTTGAGGTAATGGACGGGCGCGGCGTCTACGGAATCGAACTCTTCGAAACGACAGACGGTGAGGTTCTCCTCAACGAGATCGCGCCGCGCCCGCACAACTCCGGCCACTGGACGATCGAGGGCGCTCAAACCTCTCAGTTCGAACAACACGTCCGGGCCGTCCTCGGCTGGCCACTCGGCTCGACTGCGCTCCGCTCGCCGACAGTGATGACGAATCTGCTCGGCGACGTGAGCGAGGAACGGCCCGCACAGCTGGACGATCTCGACGAAATCCTCGAGACGCCCGGTGCGAATCTCCACTGGTACGGCAAGCGGCAGGCCCGTCCCCTGCGGAAGCTGGGGCATGTGACGCTCTCGGCGGACGACGCCGACGCGTCGATCGACGAGTTACTCGAGACCGCGCGCGATCTCGAGGCCGCCGTGACGTTCCGCACGTAG
- a CDS encoding complex I subunit 1 family protein — translation MTGGQITGAAGGSPELPAVPLQDTVLLPERIGELTGLDGFGLGGELLATFLAAFLIGNLMLAMTGVAGPWAKRKITAAFTDRIAVNRLGPAGLFIIIADAVRLLSKELVIPENADRPAYDLAPIVVASSALLGFAVIPMGSGIHLADPEVGLAYVFAVSGIASLGLVMAGYASANKYSLLGGLRAVAQNIAYEIPLVITGMSVVIFAGTLQMGEIVSTQADPLFTIVGISIPSWYALVNPFAFVLFLVANFAEVGRNPFDTPEAPTEIVAGYQTEYSSVYFVLIYLGEFLHIFLGGAIIATIFLGGPAGPGPAALGIVWFIIKIWAVFFATQWLRSAVPRVRIDQLIEIGWKGLLVLSFANLVLTAVIVGLIA, via the coding sequence ATGACCGGTGGCCAGATCACAGGCGCGGCCGGCGGGTCACCCGAACTGCCGGCGGTGCCGCTGCAGGATACGGTCTTGCTCCCCGAGCGGATCGGCGAACTGACTGGACTCGATGGGTTCGGGCTCGGCGGCGAACTGCTCGCGACCTTTCTCGCCGCCTTCCTCATCGGCAATCTGATGCTCGCGATGACCGGCGTCGCGGGGCCGTGGGCGAAACGGAAGATAACCGCCGCGTTCACGGACCGGATCGCCGTCAACCGGCTCGGTCCGGCGGGACTGTTCATTATTATTGCAGACGCCGTCCGCCTCCTGTCAAAGGAACTGGTCATCCCCGAAAACGCGGATCGGCCCGCCTACGACCTTGCGCCGATCGTCGTCGCATCGTCGGCGCTGCTCGGCTTCGCCGTCATTCCGATGGGAAGCGGGATTCACCTCGCTGATCCGGAAGTCGGGCTGGCCTATGTCTTCGCCGTCTCGGGGATCGCGAGCCTCGGACTGGTGATGGCCGGCTACGCGTCGGCGAACAAGTACTCGCTGCTCGGCGGCCTCCGCGCGGTCGCACAGAACATCGCCTACGAGATCCCGCTGGTCATCACCGGGATGTCGGTCGTGATCTTCGCCGGGACACTACAGATGGGCGAGATCGTCTCGACACAGGCGGACCCACTGTTCACGATCGTGGGAATTTCGATTCCGTCGTGGTACGCGCTGGTCAACCCCTTCGCGTTCGTCCTCTTTCTGGTAGCGAACTTCGCAGAGGTCGGTCGCAACCCCTTCGACACGCCGGAGGCACCGACTGAGATCGTCGCCGGGTATCAGACCGAGTACTCCTCGGTCTACTTCGTGCTGATCTACCTCGGGGAGTTCCTCCACATCTTCCTTGGCGGTGCGATAATCGCGACGATCTTCCTCGGTGGGCCTGCCGGGCCCGGACCGGCGGCGCTCGGCATCGTCTGGTTCATCATTAAGATCTGGGCGGTATTCTTCGCGACGCAGTGGCTGCGTTCGGCGGTTCCCCGCGTCCGGATCGACCAACTGATCGAGATCGGCTGGAAGGGACTGCTCGTCCTCTCCTTCGCCAATCTCGTCTTGACCGCGGTAATTGTGGGGCTGATAGCATGA
- a CDS encoding NADH-quinone oxidoreductase subunit I has translation MIGILKSMATTMKHALDGSTFTVEYPETAPDVSPRFRGVHKFSQERCIWCRQCENVCPNDTIQIVTNDQRQGEQYNLHIGQCVYCRLCEEVCPVDAILLTENFEFTADTKHDFVYNKEQLKAVPWYKDIDPLAAREPDRGAWVGEGEGEVDYQ, from the coding sequence ATGATCGGGATACTCAAATCGATGGCAACGACGATGAAACACGCACTGGACGGCTCTACCTTCACAGTAGAGTATCCGGAGACCGCACCCGACGTCTCGCCGCGCTTTCGCGGCGTCCATAAGTTCAGTCAGGAGCGGTGTATCTGGTGTCGCCAGTGCGAGAACGTCTGTCCGAACGACACGATCCAGATCGTCACGAACGATCAGCGACAGGGCGAACAGTACAACCTTCACATCGGGCAGTGTGTCTACTGCCGGCTCTGTGAGGAGGTCTGCCCCGTCGACGCCATCCTGCTCACGGAGAATTTCGAGTTCACCGCGGACACGAAACACGATTTCGTCTACAATAAGGAGCAACTGAAGGCTGTACCGTGGTACAAGGACATCGACCCGCTCGCAGCCCGCGAACCCGACCGGGGCGCGTGGGTCGGTGAGGGTGAGGGAGAGGTCGACTACCAGTAA
- a CDS encoding NADH-quinone oxidoreductase subunit A, giving the protein MNDWIAIGALALVGVLIPFGMMAVSYLLRPTVPETSKRATYESGEIPTGGTRIRFNIQYYMVALLFVVFDIETVLLFPWAVAYQDALAADIPLVRALGPMLLFVAILLVGLAWAWRTGAVQWARTPRQLETDRP; this is encoded by the coding sequence ATGAATGATTGGATCGCTATCGGGGCGCTGGCGCTCGTCGGAGTACTGATACCGTTCGGGATGATGGCGGTATCATATCTCCTACGACCCACCGTGCCCGAAACGAGCAAACGCGCCACCTACGAAAGTGGCGAGATTCCGACCGGCGGAACGCGCATCCGGTTTAATATCCAGTACTACATGGTTGCATTGCTGTTCGTCGTCTTCGATATCGAGACCGTCCTGTTGTTTCCCTGGGCGGTCGCCTATCAGGATGCGCTCGCCGCGGATATCCCGCTCGTCCGTGCGCTCGGGCCGATGCTGTTGTTCGTCGCCATCCTGCTCGTCGGACTCGCGTGGGCGTGGCGTACGGGCGCAGTACAGTGGGCACGGACACCTCGCCAGCTGGAAACTGACAGACCATGA
- a CDS encoding DUF4097 family beta strand repeat-containing protein, with protein sequence MGSNVSRRRVLAGGGLGILASLAGCLATGRGETEIVTETYGTDDYSAISLSGENGSVTVEGGQGDAIEVRGRKAAPTEDTLESLTVETSSDNSHLEINARQEDVPFLFGPDPKLDLEATVPDGVRVASAATANGDINVRDVIGELEADTTNGRIDVQGIDGGLVAESTNGSVQAVGVSGDVRAETTNGDIEVTAAGSDSDGDVIAKSTNGAVTVRTPPSPDATVSALTTNGAVSLEGFDNMNASSDDSVDVTLGDGTRRIRLETTNGDITVRAADEE encoded by the coding sequence ATGGGATCGAACGTCTCGCGACGGCGTGTACTCGCTGGGGGAGGCCTCGGTATACTCGCGTCGCTCGCCGGCTGTCTCGCGACCGGCCGAGGGGAAACGGAGATCGTAACCGAAACGTACGGGACCGACGACTACAGTGCGATCTCGCTGTCCGGTGAGAACGGCTCGGTGACCGTCGAGGGAGGGCAGGGGGACGCGATCGAGGTTCGCGGTCGCAAGGCAGCCCCGACCGAAGACACCCTCGAGTCGCTGACGGTTGAGACCAGCAGCGACAATAGTCACCTTGAGATTAATGCACGGCAGGAGGACGTTCCGTTCCTGTTCGGCCCCGATCCGAAACTGGACCTCGAGGCGACGGTTCCCGACGGCGTTCGAGTCGCCAGTGCGGCGACGGCGAACGGCGATATCAACGTCCGAGACGTGATCGGCGAACTGGAAGCCGACACGACGAACGGTCGAATCGACGTGCAGGGCATCGACGGCGGACTCGTCGCAGAGAGCACCAACGGTTCCGTGCAGGCAGTCGGCGTCAGCGGTGACGTTCGGGCAGAGACGACCAATGGGGACATCGAGGTCACTGCAGCGGGCAGTGACAGCGACGGCGACGTAATCGCCAAGAGCACGAACGGAGCGGTCACCGTTCGCACACCGCCGTCGCCCGATGCGACCGTCAGCGCCTTGACGACGAACGGTGCGGTTTCACTGGAGGGATTCGACAACATGAACGCCTCGAGCGACGATTCGGTCGATGTGACGCTCGGCGATGGAACGCGACGAATCCGCCTCGAGACGACCAACGGCGATATCACGGTTCGAGCCGCGGACGAGGAATAA
- a CDS encoding NADH-quinone oxidoreductase subunit B has translation MSSEQPRQQIYDSTAPSTDTRDSRIGEGADDRFNSKLREAFGSTPFILTKFDKFMNWVRGNSMFMLQFGIACCSIEMMHTYAIKHDLDRFGAGVPRASPRQADVMIVPGTIVSKFGPRMKRVYDQMPEPKFVVGMGSCTISGGPFQEGYNVVKGAEEIIPIDIHVPGCPPRPEALVYGIAKLQERIRNGESTPVVVKPYELEEFGDLPQDELIQKLADDIDEEDLVMRYNWADSP, from the coding sequence ATGAGTAGCGAACAACCACGCCAACAAATCTACGACAGCACCGCACCGTCGACCGACACCCGCGACTCGCGTATCGGTGAGGGTGCCGACGACCGCTTCAACTCCAAACTTCGCGAGGCCTTCGGGTCGACCCCGTTCATCCTCACGAAGTTCGACAAGTTCATGAACTGGGTGCGGGGCAACTCGATGTTCATGCTCCAGTTCGGGATCGCGTGTTGCAGCATCGAGATGATGCACACGTACGCGATCAAACACGACCTGGACCGCTTCGGGGCCGGGGTCCCGCGGGCCTCGCCCCGGCAGGCCGACGTGATGATCGTCCCCGGGACGATCGTCTCGAAGTTCGGCCCCCGTATGAAGCGGGTCTACGACCAGATGCCCGAACCAAAGTTCGTCGTCGGCATGGGCTCGTGTACGATCTCCGGCGGCCCCTTCCAGGAGGGGTACAACGTCGTCAAGGGAGCTGAAGAGATCATCCCAATCGATATCCACGTCCCCGGCTGCCCGCCGCGACCGGAAGCGCTGGTCTACGGCATCGCCAAACTCCAGGAGCGGATCCGCAACGGCGAGTCGACACCCGTCGTCGTCAAACCGTACGAACTCGAGGAGTTCGGCGACCTACCTCAGGACGAACTCATCCAGAAGCTCGCGGACGACATCGACGAGGAGGACCTCGTCATGCGCTATAACTGGGCTGATTCGCCATGA
- the nuoK gene encoding NADH-quinone oxidoreductase subunit NuoK, producing the protein MTVDVQYYVLLSMAVFCIGLFGVLTRRNALLFLMSVELMLNAANINLIAFAFYHGNLTGQLFALFTMALAAAEVAVGLGIILVLYRNFRDVDVTVPTTMRW; encoded by the coding sequence ATGACCGTCGACGTGCAGTACTACGTGCTGCTGTCGATGGCAGTGTTCTGTATCGGCCTGTTCGGGGTACTGACGCGTCGCAACGCACTATTGTTCCTGATGTCCGTCGAACTCATGCTGAACGCGGCCAACATCAATTTGATCGCGTTCGCGTTCTATCACGGCAACCTGACGGGGCAGTTGTTTGCGCTGTTTACGATGGCGCTCGCTGCTGCCGAGGTAGCCGTCGGACTCGGGATCATCCTGGTGCTGTACCGAAACTTCCGTGATGTCGACGTCACGGTTCCAACGACGATGAGGTGGTAA
- a CDS encoding NADH-quinone oxidoreductase subunit J: MNYELITFALFALVTLASAVGVVLMQDPWHSALLLGIALLSVAVHYVMLAAEFVAMMQVLVYVGGVLVLITFAVMLTQRDESDADADEVVQA, encoded by the coding sequence ATGAACTACGAGCTGATCACGTTCGCGCTGTTTGCCCTCGTGACGCTGGCCAGCGCGGTGGGTGTCGTGCTCATGCAGGACCCGTGGCATTCGGCGCTCCTGCTTGGCATAGCGCTTCTCAGCGTGGCGGTCCACTACGTGATGCTGGCGGCCGAATTCGTCGCCATGATGCAGGTCCTCGTCTACGTGGGCGGGGTCCTCGTCCTCATCACGTTCGCCGTCATGCTGACCCAGCGCGATGAATCCGACGCCGACGCAGACGAGGTGGTACAGGCATGA
- a CDS encoding NADH-quinone oxidoreductase subunit D has protein sequence MSTGLERGQQPPVDVTEDELTALIGDRALARDDHLNAPGFVIRPDDVQDVLTDLRDEAGFDHLANLTAQEYADRYESIYHLRKYADPTQEVSVVVPTHTDDPVSQTAEPAFRTADWHEREAFDLVGIDYEGHPDPRRILLPETWQGHPLSRGYDQEKPQLVTLTEHANPVQPDHHDDESDTMFLNIGPHHPATHGVLHIETVLDGETVVDVDPDIGYLHRCEEQMCQQGTYRHQIMPYPDRWDYVSAGLLNEWAYARTAEDLADIEVPEYAQVIRTMGAELCRIASHMLALATFALDVYGDFTAIFQYGMRDREVVQDILEDLTGQRLMFNYFRLGGVAWDLPEPREEFIEKTRDFLDELPAKVDEYNDLLTSNEIFQIRCHDTGVLEPDVAKQYGCTGPVARGSGIDYDLRRDDPYGYYDNLEWDVVTEDGCDNYSRVLVRMQEVEESAKIIEQCIDLLEDWPEDERTVQSNVPRTLKPDADTEIYRSVEGAKGELGIYIRSDGTDKPGRFKIRSPCFHNLSALPEMSEGEYVPDLIASLGSLDIVLGEVDR, from the coding sequence ATGAGCACGGGACTCGAGCGAGGGCAGCAGCCACCGGTCGACGTAACGGAAGACGAACTCACGGCACTGATCGGTGATCGCGCGCTCGCACGCGACGATCACCTGAATGCGCCGGGATTCGTCATTCGGCCGGACGACGTCCAGGACGTCCTCACAGACCTTCGAGACGAGGCTGGGTTCGACCACCTCGCCAATCTCACCGCCCAAGAGTACGCAGACCGGTATGAGTCGATCTATCACCTCCGGAAATACGCCGACCCGACGCAGGAGGTGTCGGTTGTCGTCCCGACGCACACCGACGATCCGGTCAGCCAGACCGCCGAGCCGGCCTTCCGGACGGCCGACTGGCACGAGCGGGAGGCCTTCGACCTCGTTGGCATCGACTACGAAGGTCACCCCGATCCGCGACGGATCCTCCTGCCCGAGACCTGGCAGGGCCATCCGCTCTCGCGGGGATACGACCAGGAGAAGCCACAGCTCGTGACGTTGACGGAACACGCCAACCCGGTTCAGCCGGACCATCACGACGACGAGTCGGACACGATGTTCCTCAACATCGGTCCCCACCACCCGGCGACCCACGGCGTGCTCCACATCGAGACGGTACTGGACGGCGAGACGGTCGTCGACGTCGACCCCGACATCGGCTACCTGCACCGCTGCGAGGAGCAGATGTGCCAGCAGGGGACCTACCGCCACCAGATCATGCCATACCCGGACCGCTGGGACTACGTCTCGGCCGGCCTCTTGAACGAGTGGGCCTACGCGCGCACTGCCGAGGACCTCGCGGACATCGAGGTCCCGGAGTACGCGCAGGTCATCCGGACGATGGGTGCCGAGCTCTGCCGGATCGCCTCCCACATGCTCGCGCTGGCCACCTTCGCGCTTGACGTCTACGGCGACTTCACCGCCATCTTCCAGTATGGGATGCGCGACCGCGAGGTCGTCCAGGACATCCTCGAGGACCTGACCGGCCAGCGGCTCATGTTCAACTACTTCCGGCTCGGCGGGGTCGCCTGGGATCTGCCCGAGCCCCGCGAGGAGTTCATCGAGAAGACGCGAGACTTCCTCGACGAACTCCCCGCCAAGGTCGACGAGTACAACGACCTGCTGACCAGCAACGAGATCTTCCAGATTCGGTGCCACGACACCGGGGTTCTCGAGCCCGATGTGGCCAAACAGTACGGCTGTACCGGGCCCGTCGCACGCGGCTCCGGCATCGATTACGACCTCCGGCGCGACGACCCCTACGGCTACTACGACAACCTCGAGTGGGATGTCGTCACCGAGGACGGCTGTGACAACTACAGCCGCGTCCTCGTGCGCATGCAGGAAGTCGAGGAATCCGCGAAGATCATCGAGCAGTGTATCGACCTGCTCGAGGACTGGCCCGAAGACGAGCGGACGGTCCAGAGCAACGTGCCGCGGACGCTCAAGCCGGACGCGGACACGGAGATCTACCGCAGCGTCGAGGGCGCGAAGGGCGAACTCGGGATCTACATTCGCTCGGACGGCACGGACAAGCCGGGCCGGTTCAAGATCCGGAGTCCGTGTTTCCACAATCTCTCGGCGCTGCCCGAGATGTCCGAAGGGGAGTACGTGCCGGACCTGATCGCGTCGCTTGGCAGCCTCGATATCGTGCTCGGGGAGGTGGACCGGTAG
- the nuoL gene encoding NADH-quinone oxidoreductase subunit L, with protein MAATATGPFGFAPAIAVFPLVAFVITLLFGRYLPKKGALPGILATAGSLVISLVMVAAVAGGNAHHTTLYEWTAGAAASKTGPETIAFTFGILIDPLSALMLVIVSLVALLVHVFSLGYMNAEGETGLRRYYAELGLFTFSMLAFVLADNLLMAFMFFELVGLCSYLLIGFWFRTESAPSAAKKAFLVTRFGDYFFLIGVVAIAATFGTVGFAGEESFITAAETAIDDGTTLFGFDAETWVTITGLLVLGGVLGKSAQFPFHTWLPDAMEGPTTVSALIHAATMVAAGVYLVARMFGYYALSPTALAIIAFVGGFTALFAATMAVVKDDIKQVLAYSTISQYGYMMLGLGVGGYVAGVFHLMNHAFFKALLFLGAGAVIILMHHEQDMWEMGGLKDKAPVTYYTFLAGALALAGIVPFSGFWSKDEVLFDALAVGLEQPIILAAYAMGLLAVFFTGFYTFRMVFLTFHGEPRSETAEDPHSVSWAVKVPLLALGTLAAVAGFANLAPVAELLHADITFLEFWLDGEYGYVEGLTYHAYHETVAFEEGYIGSETTTMLLSAGLSLGLALAGAFTAHTLYNVPEPDRHMQKLGGAYRVLKSNYYQDEYQVWIAEGLTLPLARAADRFDQTVIDGVVNGTSTVSLFGSDRLKRVQTGIVTNYAALLVGGFIGLLLVLGYIGGWFA; from the coding sequence ATGGCAGCAACAGCAACAGGACCGTTCGGATTCGCACCGGCAATCGCCGTGTTCCCGCTCGTGGCGTTCGTGATTACGCTCCTCTTCGGCAGATACCTGCCCAAGAAGGGCGCGCTTCCAGGCATCCTCGCGACAGCGGGCTCGCTCGTCATCTCGCTAGTGATGGTCGCGGCGGTCGCGGGCGGTAACGCACATCACACGACGCTGTATGAGTGGACGGCCGGCGCGGCTGCGAGCAAGACCGGGCCCGAGACGATCGCGTTCACGTTCGGGATCCTGATCGATCCGCTCTCGGCGCTCATGCTCGTGATCGTCTCGCTGGTCGCCTTGCTCGTCCACGTCTTCAGTCTCGGCTACATGAACGCCGAAGGGGAGACCGGGCTTCGGCGGTACTACGCCGAACTCGGCCTCTTTACCTTCAGCATGCTCGCCTTCGTCTTGGCGGACAACCTGCTGATGGCGTTCATGTTCTTCGAACTCGTCGGGCTCTGTTCGTACCTGCTGATCGGGTTCTGGTTCCGCACGGAATCGGCCCCCTCGGCCGCGAAGAAGGCGTTCCTGGTCACCCGATTCGGTGACTACTTCTTCCTGATCGGGGTCGTCGCCATCGCGGCGACGTTCGGCACGGTCGGCTTCGCCGGCGAGGAGTCGTTCATCACCGCCGCCGAAACGGCGATCGATGACGGCACGACCCTGTTCGGCTTCGACGCCGAGACCTGGGTGACGATCACCGGACTGCTCGTCCTCGGCGGGGTCCTCGGCAAGTCCGCGCAGTTCCCCTTCCACACCTGGCTGCCCGACGCCATGGAGGGTCCGACCACCGTCTCCGCGCTCATTCACGCGGCGACGATGGTCGCGGCCGGGGTCTACCTGGTCGCCCGGATGTTTGGCTACTACGCGCTGAGTCCGACCGCGCTGGCGATCATCGCCTTCGTCGGTGGCTTCACCGCGCTGTTCGCCGCGACGATGGCCGTTGTCAAAGACGACATCAAACAGGTGCTGGCGTACTCGACGATCAGCCAGTACGGCTACATGATGCTCGGACTCGGCGTCGGCGGCTATGTCGCCGGGGTCTTCCACCTGATGAACCACGCCTTCTTCAAGGCGCTCCTATTCCTCGGTGCCGGTGCCGTCATCATTCTGATGCACCACGAACAGGACATGTGGGAGATGGGCGGGCTCAAAGACAAAGCGCCCGTCACCTACTACACATTCCTCGCCGGCGCGCTCGCGCTCGCGGGGATCGTCCCCTTCTCGGGCTTCTGGTCGAAAGACGAGGTGCTGTTCGACGCCCTCGCAGTCGGTTTGGAGCAGCCGATCATCCTCGCGGCCTACGCGATGGGGCTTCTCGCCGTATTCTTCACCGGCTTCTACACGTTCCGGATGGTCTTCCTGACCTTCCACGGCGAACCCCGGTCGGAGACGGCCGAAGACCCACACTCGGTCAGCTGGGCCGTCAAGGTCCCGCTGCTCGCGCTCGGGACGCTCGCAGCCGTCGCCGGGTTCGCGAACCTCGCGCCCGTTGCCGAACTGCTCCACGCCGACATCACGTTCCTCGAGTTCTGGCTCGACGGCGAGTACGGGTACGTCGAGGGACTGACCTACCACGCATACCACGAGACGGTGGCCTTCGAAGAGGGCTATATCGGCTCCGAGACGACGACAATGCTGTTGAGCGCAGGCCTGTCGCTCGGGCTTGCGCTGGCCGGCGCGTTCACGGCCCACACGCTGTACAACGTGCCCGAACCGGACCGACACATGCAGAAACTCGGCGGCGCGTACCGCGTCCTGAAGAGCAACTACTACCAGGACGAGTACCAGGTCTGGATCGCAGAGGGACTGACGCTGCCGCTGGCTCGAGCGGCCGACCGCTTCGACCAGACCGTCATCGACGGGGTCGTCAACGGAACGTCGACGGTCAGTCTGTTCGGTAGCGATCGACTGAAACGGGTACAGACGGGTATCGTAACTAACTACGCGGCGCTGTTGGTGGGCGGGTTCATCGGCTTACTGCTCGTCCTCGGCTATATCGGAGGGTGGTTCGCATGA